In a single window of the Pseudochaenichthys georgianus chromosome 16, fPseGeo1.2, whole genome shotgun sequence genome:
- the LOC117460752 gene encoding oocyte zinc finger protein XlCOF19-like: METEADGNDCRGPEQARNSDPESSLQPKTEDHTEDSSEPDTGDASEPDTGDASEPDTGDASEPDTGDSSEPDTEDSADWKETREPASGSNSLKNRHESVSDPQRSAEKKPFSCSVCTKAFPHSRNVKAHMRIHTGEKPFSCTVCKKVFSYSGQLKTHMRVHTGEKPFTCTVCKKAFSHGGSLKEHMIIHTERYHTAAQSVRKFFHGVHI; the protein is encoded by the coding sequence atggaaacagaagctgatggaaatgactgtcgaggaccagaacaagccaggaactcagatccagagagcagtttacaaccaaagactgaggaccacactgaagactcttctgaacctgataCTGGAGAcgcttctgaacctgacactggagacgcttctgaacctgacactggagacgcttctgaacctgacactggagactcttctgaacctgacactgaagacagtgctgattggaaagagaccagagaacctgcatcaggctcaaactcacttaaaaatagacatgaatctgtcagtgatccacaacgtagtgctgaaaagaaaccattcagctgctcagtctgtacgAAAGCTTTTCCACATAGTAGAAATGTAAAGGcgcacatgagaatccacacaggagagaaaccattcagctgtacagtctgtaagaaagtcttTTCATATAGTGGACagttaaagacacacatgagagtccacacaggagagaaaccattcacatgtacagtctgtaagaaagctttttcacatggTGGAAGTTTAAAGGAGCACATGATAATCCACACAGAGAGataccacacagctgctcagtctgtaagaaagtttTTTCACGGAGTGCACATTTAA